In Aspergillus nidulans FGSC A4 chromosome II, a single window of DNA contains:
- a CDS encoding dTDP-4-dehydrorhamnose reductase family protein (transcript_id=CADANIAT00004052), which translates to MATTVLVTGATGLLGRQVFDKFKRSGCLTVGQGFSRANPPTILKSDLEKPDDIKGLLDEAKPQIVIHCAANRSPDLCDKDPERARRVNVDATRTLAELTAERNILLVYISTDYVFPGVEGEAPYEADAPTKPPNLYGELKRDGEQVVLEATKKSGMGIILRVPVLYGTANENSESAVNTLVDSVWKAQDENAGIKMDDWAQRYPTNTEDVARVLRDIVIKYLKERGQIMKLPKILQFSSEDKMTKYEMCEKFAEILGVSLKGMVRNKEGNDPNASVQRPYDTHLSTKVLKDLGIDVQTVDFVDWWRKHLEAQKK; encoded by the exons ATGGCGACTACGGTACTTGTAACAGGAGCCACTGGCCTTCTGGGCCGGCAAGTTTTCGACAAATTTAAGCGCTCCGGATGCCTCACTGTTGGCCAGGGCTTCTCGCGAGCCAACCCACCTACCATCCTCAAATCTGACCTTGAAAAGCCGGATGACATTAAGGGACTTCTTGATGAAGCTAA ACCTCAGATCGTTATCCATT GCGCCGCCAATCGATCCCCCGATCTGTGCGATAAGGACCCCGAGCGAGCTCGCCGGGTCAATGTCGACGCTACTCGCACCCTTGCAGAGTTAACAGCGGAGAGGAATATCTTGCTAGTCTATATTTCCACCGACTACGTCTTCCCTGGCGTCGAGGGAGAGGCACCGTACGAAGCAGACGCGCCGACAAAGCCCCCGAACTTGTACGGTGAGCTGAAGCGGGATGGTGAGCAGGTTGTGCTTGAAGCTACCAAAAAGAGCGGAATGGGCATCATCCTCCGTGTACCAGTGCTGTACGGCACAGCAAATGAGAATTCTGAGAGCGCGGTCAATACACTAGTTGATTCCGTCTGGAAAGCTCAGGATGAGAATGCGGGCATCAAGATGGACGATTGGGCGCAGCGATACCCTACTAACACTGAGGACGTCGCGCGGGTATTGCGCGACATTGTGATCAAGTATCTCAAGGAGCGCGGTCAGATTATGAAGCTTCCCAAGATTCTTCAGTTCTCATCCGAAGACAAGATGACAAAGTACGAGATGTGCGAAAAGTTCGCGGAAATTTTGGGTGTGTCCTTGAAGGGAATGGTCCGCAACAAAGAAGGAAATGATCCGAACGCGTCAGTCCAGCGGCCGTATGACACTCACCTTTCGACCAAGGTGCTGAAGGACCTGGGTATTGATGTGCAGACAGTCGACTTTGTCGATTGGTG GCGAAAACACTTGGAAGCACAGAAGAAATGA
- a CDS encoding uncharacterized protein (transcript_id=CADANIAT00004051) has protein sequence MTTDAQELAGVGAQGPTPAKFSRYRSVRKAASTNAQVMAPLNTAIPPVPTRQSTPATASQEHTEIASAQPASIKKSMSRYRRQKPPTPSSTDAVPLPMTAEHGGPRTQHATAVYDDYPSRHPHQYPQRMEATKPRSKFTDAVRLDTRGNGFFGGNGSASSDAELDERERDRQAAMAKLTGGCVESPATPLAHQRPATRGRAATDREVNQGSNNLNHYDSAESRRHSHHEPKRKSFRDAMKFPRAKDKTRNGSPAKGGGESTAPGQFPGIDAPVSAVNAGERRVLVQYKKDNLKLSVSPSTSAYDILVSASGRISEIDPPRFILMESFTAQGLERPLRQYECIREVMNSWAHDAENTLIIVPAPSVHALDFLAAQNVPKDPPMDATFHIYYSQKPRKWDKRYVTIRSDGQIVSSKKEMAKEQTNVCHLSDFDIYSPKSSFLAQKVKPPKKICYAVKSQQKASMFLTTENFIHFFSTNDKTIADGWYKAVQNWRSWYLVNKLGAGQIENNAEPAQTEPAQFRSIQPLLASIDTAEQETSTERPQARQTSLRRGPSREHGPPLSSLPKSLTSTTETETSTTQTQSSGESPFSASGLLGRTYTLRQKAMKEREDREKREAEVLFQHGLIGSNTATATSAPRQRSQPGSRTNSITSAQAQSQHTDSESLLRRSQSVKQGGQKPKPLVDLTPVYQEPPQHARKGRGVAVDTGGPLIDAATGPSNELAGGIVIPPAKTWRRPTLTGNGPGVPSPPQEPQSSTEAQARTRNRSNTARSHRHGHYNAATTTPVTPTSPPDLGSPQDQVSAFAPNSLLARTGLASTGVPVGHGVATGDRNATKPMLDVSPQSPFAEGSLLRGL, from the coding sequence ATGACTACTGACGCTCAGGAGTTAGCAGGAGTTGGGGCACAGGGCCCAACTCCTGCCAAGTTCTCACGATACCGCTCCGTGAGGAAAGCAGCGTCGACCAATGCGCAGGTAATGGCTCCGTTGAACACCGCTATCCCGCCAGTGCCTACCCGCCAGAGCACGCCGGCGACTGCGTCGCAAGAACATACCGAGATTGCAAGTGCCCAGCCTGCCAGTATAAAAAAGAGCATGTCGCGTTACCGTCGTCAAAAGCCTCCAACGCCCAGTTCAACTGACGCCGTTCCCCTTCCAATGACCGCTGAACACGGCGGCCCCCGAACACAACATGCGACAGCTGTTTACGATGACTATCCTTCTCGGCACCCTCACCAATATCCCCAACGAATGGAGGCTACGAAGCCGCGGAGTAAGTTCACGGATGCGGTGCGACTAGATACACGCGGAAACGGATTTTTTGGAGGGAATGGCAGTGCTTCTAGCGACGCAGAGCTTGATGAGCGGGAAAGGGATAGACAAGCGGCCATGGCGAAATTGACGGGTGGCTGTGTTGAATCGCCCGCCACTCCTTTAGCTCACCAAAGACCAGCCACACGGGGAAGAGCGGCCACGGACCGCGAAGTTAATCAAGGGTCTAATAATCTGAATCATTATGACAGCGCTGAAAGCCGACGCCATTCACATCATGAACCGAAGCGGAAATCATTCAGGGACGCAATGAAGTTTCCGCGCGCAAAGGACAAAACAAGAAACGGCTCTCCTGCTAAGGGCGGAGGCGAATCAACTGCTCCTGGACAATTCCCTGGGATCGATGCACCTGTCTCAGCAGTCAATGCTGGTGAACGGAGAGTACTGGTGCAGTACAAAAAAGATAACCTGAAGCTCAGTGTCAGCCCGTCAACCTCAGCCTATGACATATTAGTATCTGCCTCCGGAAGGATATCAGAGATTGATCCTCCTCGGTTCATTCTCATGGAATCCTTTACTGCACAGGGTTTGGAGCGCCCTTTGCGGCAGTACGAGTGTATTCGAGAAGTCATGAATTCATGGGCGCACGATGCGGAAAATACTTTAATCATCGTCCCAGCTCCGAGTGTCCATGCACTTGACTTTCTCGCTGCTCAGAACGTGCCGAAAGACCCGCCAATGGATGCCACTTTCCACATTTACTACTCCCAAAAACCACGGAAGTGGGACAAACGCTACGTGACAATTCGATCAGACGGACAAATTGTGTCGTCAAAGAAGGAGATGGCGAAAGAGCAGACCAATGTCTGTCATCTCTCAGATTTTGATATTTACTCGCCAAAATCAAGCTTCCTGGCTCAAAAAGTAAAGCCGCCAAAGAAAATTTGCTACGCTGTTAAGAGCCAGCAGAAAGCGAGTATGTTCCTCACAACTGAGAACTTTATTCATTTCTTTTCGACCAATGACAAAACAATTGCGGATGGCTGGTATAAAGCTGTCCAAAATTGGCGCAGTTGGTACCTGGTCAACAAACTAGGCGCTGGCCAGATTGAGAACAACGCTGAACCGGCGCAAACTGAGCCAGCGCAGTTTCGGTCAATTCAGCCACTTCTAGCATCCATTGACACTGCTGAGCAAGAGACATCTACTGAGCGTCCCCAAGCGCGGCAAACGTCCTTACGAAGGGGACCATCCCGCGAGCACGGCCCACCCCTGTCGTCCCTCCCCAAGTCACTTACAAGCAcaacagaaacagaaacatcCACTACACAGACACAGTCATCAGGGGAGTCCCCATTCTCTGCCTCGGGGCTCTTAGGCCGAACCTATACGCTGCGCCAAAAGGCCATGAAAGAACGAGAGGACCGCGAAAAGCGCGAGGCCGaagtcctcttccagcatgGGCTGATCGGCTCCAACACCGCTACCGCTACTAGTGCACCTCGCCAGCGGTCACAGCCAGGGAGTCGAACGAACAGCATAACCTCCGCGCAGGCCCAGTCTCAGCACACTGATTCGGAGTCCTTGTTAAGACGATCACAATCTGTCAAGCAAGGAGGTCAGAAACCCAAGCCTCTCGTCGATCTCACCCCTGTCTATCAGGAGCCTCCACAACATGCCCGCAAAGGAAGAGGAGTCGCTGTTGACACGGGCGGTCCTCTGATAGACGCCGCCACGGGTCCAAGTAATGAACTGGCAGGCGGCATCGTGATCCCTCCAGCAAAGACATGGCGCCGACCAACTTTAACTGGAAATGGCCCTGGTGTCCCGAGTCCACCGCAAGAACCACAATCCAGCACTGAGGCGCAAGCGCGGACTCGCAACCGCTCAAACACAGCGCGCAGCCATCGGCACGGTCATTACAATGCTGCAACTACAACCCCAGTTACTCCTACTTCACCACCCGACCTTGGCAGCCCCCAAGATCAAGTGTCAGCCTTCGCCCCAAATAGCCTTCTTGCGCGTACAGGATTAGCAAGTACAGGAGTGCCGGTCGGGCACGGCGTGGCGACGGGAGACCGTAACGCTACGAAACCCATGCTAGACGTCTCGCCGCAGAGTCCGTTCGCGGAAGGGAGTCTATTGCGCGGGTTGTAG
- a CDS encoding protein trkB (transcript_id=CADANIAT00004049) — protein sequence MFSSFLRQLAQLKARIPWLKDLHLNFILIHYIYIISMALVTSIIIYPGNDLPYIDALFFSAGAATQSGLNTVDFNLLQTYQQVILYFVSMLTTPIFINTALVFIRLYWFEKRFQHVVRDARALRTTRSRLRTISEDKNSQSYGREEAGINGRPIVVLRNQAANPPQEDSPRSAPRSPNESDSESVSPTSNASSAKMESQSPLATINRDFGDLRVPAQLSPEHHIAFLEKQRKNKGALRIPSPREYDRGGAPEVLEEEENEDNDLSKTRTDQSEPRSPRNLDGDDTNNTPNMDGPHITITEPQLPRTRTRNSTFPRMDTRPTFRETKDDDDPAAFSRANRKSTFNGIFRSLTQERDRPTLPYLSWDATVGRNSNFIDLTEEQRDELGGIEYRALKTLAVVLISYYVLFHILGVICLTPWIMETHWGNVVTAAGQGRPWWAIFTAASAFNDVGFTLTPDSMMSFQGAVWPLLLMSFLIIIGNTGFPCMLRFIIWTMSKVVSKETPLWEELKFLLDHPRRCFTLLFPRNATWWLFAILVLLNGIDLIFFIILDLNDETVTSLSTGIKILDGLFQATCTRTAGFAVVSIADLHPAVQVSYMIMMYISVFPIAISLRRTNVYEEKSLGIFADDEDDDDDSQTAPSYIGTHLRKQLGFDLWYVCLGLFIITIVEGDRLENKNQYSFQIWSVLFEVVSAYGTVGLSLGYPGVNASFVSQFRVLSTLVIIAMQIRGRHRGLPYSLDRAILLPSESLQQKEILDAERRMRRRASNLSQIGSLGRQQSQAVSENNAAGVSSALDARERERNTEANTGINAAEPITMRRHPTLRSQQSQR from the coding sequence ATGTTTTCTTCGTTCCTGCGCCAGCTGGCGCAACTCAAGGCCCGCATCCCATGGCTGAAGGACTTGCACCTGAATTTCATTCTCATCCACTATATTTATATCATTTCGATGGCTTTGGTCACGTCTATCATCATATATCCTGGTAATGATTTACCTTATATCGATGCGCTGTTCTTCTCCGCTGGAGCTGCTACCCAGAGCGGGTTGAATACGGTCGATTTCAACCTGCTTCAGACGTACCAGCAGGTTATCCTTTATTTTGTCTCGATGCTCACTACGCCGATCTTCATCAACACCGCGCTCGTCTTTATCCGGCTTTACTGGTTTGAGAAACGGTTCCAGCACGTCGTTCGAGATGCCCGCGCCCTTCGCACGACCAGATCCCGACTACGGACAATCAGCGAAGATAAAAATTCGCAGTCGTACGGCAGGGAGGAAGCAGGGATAAATGGCCGGCCGATCGTGGTCCTGCGCAACCAGGCCGCCAACCCGCCGCAGGAAGATTCCCCGCGGAGTGCGCCCAGATCTCCTAACGAAAGCGACTCCGAGTCTGTTTCGCCTACCTCCAACGCCAGCAGCGCGAAAATGGAAAGTCAGAGTCCGTTAGCTACGATAAATCGCGATTTTGGCGACCTTCGCGTTCCCGCTCAACTCAGCCCTGAGCACCACATCGCATTTTTGGAGAAGCAGCGTAAAAACAAAGGCGCTCTGCGCATTCCAAGTCCGAGGGAATACGATCGCGGCGGAGCGCcggaggtgctggaggaagaagagaatgaggacAACGATCTGAGCAAGACAAGGACCGACCAATCTGAGCCTCGAAGCCCTAGGAATCTTGACGGGGACGACACAAACAACACGCCCAACATGGACGGTCCGCATATCACGATCACCGAGCCCCAGCTGCCACGGACGAGAACACGGAACTCCACATTTCCCCGTATGGATACGCGCCCTACATTTCGCGAGACaaaagacgacgacgacccGGCAGCGTTCAGTCGGGCGAACCGAAAGTCAACGTTTAACGGTATTTTCCGCTCTCTGACACAGGAACGGGACCGGCCTACGCTGCCGTATCTCAGTTGGGATGCCACAGTTGGCCGCAACTCGAACTTTATCGACCTAACCGAGGAGCAACGCGACGAACTAGGAGGTATCGAGTACCGGGCACTAAAGACGCTGGCCGTCGTGTTAATTTCGTACTACGTATTGTTTCATATCCTCGGTGTGATCTGCTTGACGCCGTGGATTATGGAGACGCATTGGGGAAATGTCGTGACGGCAGCGGGACAAGGACGTCCTTGGTGGGCCATCTTCACTGCTGCCTCGGCATTTAATGATGTCGGGTTCACCCTGACGCCAGACTCCATGATGTCGTTTCAGGGCGCGGTCTGGCCTTTGCTGTTAATGTCATTTCTGATCATTATAGGCAACACGGGGTTTCCCTGTATGCTGCGCTTCATTATCTGGACAATGTCGAAGGTAGTCTCAAAGGAAACGCCGCTCTGGGAAGAGCTGAAGTTCTTGTTGGATCACCCCCGCCGGTGTTTCACGCTGCTTTTCCCGCGCAATGCTACCTGGTGGCTGTTTGCGATTCTGGTCTTGTTGAATGGCATCGACTTGATATTCTTCATTATCCTGGATCTTAACGATGAAACCGTCACTTCACTGTCCACTGGAATCAAAATCCTGGACGGTCTTTTCCAGGCCACCTGTACCCGCACTGCTGGATTCGCTGTGGTGTCTATTGCCGACCTCCACCCAGCTGTCCAAGTCTCCTACATGATCATGATGTACATCTCCGTTTTCCCCATTGCCATCTCACTCCGACGCACAAACGTATACGAAGAAAAAAGTCTTGGTATTTTCgcagatgacgaagacgacgacgacgacagccAGACAGCACCCAGCTATATCGGCACCCACTTACGCAAGCAACTCGGTTTTGATCTCTGGTACGTTTGCCTgggcctcttcatcatcacgaTAGTTGAAGGCGACCGCCTCGAAAATAAAAACCAGTACTCCTTCCAGATCTGGTCTGTCCTCTTCGAGGTTGTCTCCGCGTACGGCACCGTCGGTCTTTCTCTCGGTTATCCCGGCGTCAACGCCTCCTTCGTCAGCCAGTTCCGCGTTCTTTCAACACTCGTCATTATAGCGATGCAGATTCGCGGCCGTCATCGTGGGCTGCCGTACTCTCTCGACCGCGCCATTTTGCTTCCCTCCGAGTCCCTGCAGCAAAAAGAAATCTTGGACGCAGAGCGCCGCATGCGCAGACGCGCGTCGAACCTTAGCCAGATTGGTTCATTAGGCCGGCAGCAGTCGCAGGCTGTATCTGAGAATAATGCCGCTGGTGTCTCCTCCGCGCTGGAcgcgagagagagagagcggAATACTGAAGCCAACACGGGCATTAATGCTGCGGAACCAATAACCATGAGACGCCATCCGACGCTGAGGTCGCAACAGTCGCAGCGATGA
- a CDS encoding alpha/beta fold hydrolase (transcript_id=CADANIAT00004048), giving the protein MAYLTAAEVVAHPAYKHLDWKLSPTTAGTALVAQKRRAGPINLYYQIHGHGPIKLVFIMGLMAAHSDWKRQVKFFGHDHADKYSVLVFDNRGVGKSDKPISYYSTSEMAQDVIDLLTSIGWLDLSTPPSRDINVVGASMGGMISQELAMLIPDRLASLTLCCTAPRVERTAPFLENLRERAEMFIPRNIDHELNRLARSLFPDDFLAQPDDEYDDPEKNFPTRRDRFAAGRLRKLEDTEGFTKKGFLMQIVACNFHHKSAAQLKELGDKVGRERIAVLHGTVDRMLTFHHGELLNKEIGEGILYKVWEGSGHMLPWEKESEFNQLVHELAQRCN; this is encoded by the exons ATGGCCTACCTGACAGCAGCTGAGGTTGTCGCCCACCCAGCCTACAAACACCTTGACTGGAAACTGTCACCAACAACTGCTGGCACAGCGCTCGTCGCTCAGAAGCGCCGCGCCGGCCCTATCAATCTGTACTACCAGATCCATGGCCACGGTCCTATAAAACTTGTG TTCATCATGGGCCTGATGGCCGCCCACAGCGACTGGAAGCGCCAAGTCAAGTTCTTCGGCCACGACCACGCCGACAAGTACTCTGTGCTGGTCTTTGACAACCGCGGCGTCGGCAAATCCGACAAGCCGATCTCGTACTATTCGACATCAGAGATGGCACAAGATGTCATCGACCTCCTCACAAGTATCGGCTGGCTCGATCTCTCGACGCCCCCATCACGAGACATCAACGTCGTCGGCGCAAGCATGGGCGGCATGATCTCCCAGGAACTCGCGATGCTCATCCCCGACCGACTGGCCAGCTTGACGCTCTGCTGCACCGCACCACGGGTCGAACGGACGGCTCCGTTCTTGGAGAATCTGCGCGAGCGCGCAGAGATGTTCATCCCGCGCAACATCGACCACGAATTGAACCGGTTAGCGCGTTCGCTGTTTCCCGATGATTTCCTAGCTCAGCCTGACGACGAGTATGATGATCCCGAGAAGAACTTCCCGACGAGGCGTGACCGGTTCGCGGCCGGCCGGTTGCGTAAGCTCGAGGATACCGAAGGGTTCACGAAGAAGGGGTTCCTAATGCAGATTGTTGCGTGCAATTTCCACCACAAGTCGGCGGCGCAGTTGAAGGAGCTGGGCGATAAAGtcgggagggagaggattgCAGTCCTGCATGGGACGGTGGACCGGATGTTGACATTCCACCACGGCGAGCTGCTGAATAAGGAGATCGGCGAGGGGATACTGTATAAAGTGTGGGAGGGGAGTGGGCACATGCTGCcatgggagaaggagagcgaATTCAACCAGCTGGTGCATGAGCTTGCGCAGCGATGCAATTAG
- a CDS encoding uncharacterized protein (transcript_id=CADANIAT00004050), whose product MPPSQGLENKNTNHHIVCLEECHCPIPAFSFPHSYTGYASTSPSHSEIVSRLHDATIAITTLVPITREVLQACPRLQCVIIMATGVEWVDIPAFQEKGVKVINCPGANVSTVAEHALALYFASRRKIVELHDAVMGSDEYAEKRTLIHRFGSGPPHTTQQEVVAIIGYGMQVLIAERKGVMGDDVREGRVAFETAIQHATVVMVAVAKGPDTVGLIGKDELTAMRSDALVINVARGGIVDEEALVNALKEG is encoded by the exons ATGCCTCCTTCACAAGGTCTAGAGAACAAAAATACAAACCATCACATTGTCTGTCTAGAAGAATGCCACTGCCCCATACCCGCCTTTTCCTTCCCACACAGCTACACAGGCTACGCCTCAACATCGCCCTCCCATTCAGAAATAGTATCACGGCTTCATGACGCCACAATCGCGATTACGACGCTTGTCCCCATCACGCGAGAGGTACTACAAGCATGTCCGCGACTTCAGTGCGTCATTATCATGGCAACAGGTGTCGAATGGGTCGATATCCCTGCTTTCCAGGAAAAGGGCGTGAAGGTGATCAACTGTCCTGGCGCGAACGTGAGCACTGTCGCAGAGCATGCTCTTGCACTTTACTTCGCATCTAGGCGGAAGATAGTCGAGTTGCATGATGCTGTTATGGGTAGTGACGAGTACGCCGAGAAGCGGACGCTCATTCACCGGTTTGGTAGTGGGCCACCGCATACGACGCAGCAGGAGGTTGTGGCTATTATTGGGTATG GGATGCAGGTCCTCATTGCGGAGCGGAAGGGCGTCATGGGCGATGATGTACGGGAAGGACGGGTGGCTTTTGAAACGGCTATACAGCATGCAACGGTGGTCATGGTTGCTGTTGCGAAGGGCCCTGATACGGTAGGGCTGATTGGCAAGGACGAGTtgacggcgatgaggagTGATGCGCTGGTGATCAATGTTGCGAGAGGAGGGAtcgtggatgaagaggcccTAGTCAACGCGCTAAAGGAGGGTTGA